Genomic segment of Paenibacillus macerans:
TGGCGGCGCGGAAATGCGAATGATGATACCGCGGGGAGGCAGCAGCCATGTATAAAGTGTTGATCATTGACGATGAAGAACCGCTCCGTGAGGCGATCCGGATTTTAGGGGATTGGGAAGGCCTTGAGGTTGACGAAGTGCTGGAAGCGACGGATGGCAAAACCGGACTGGCCATGCTGGAGCGGCACAAGCCCGACCTGGCGATGGTCGATATGAAAATGCCCGAGCTGAACGGCGTCGAGTTCTTAAAAATCGTGGAGCGCGATTACCCGGAGCTGCTGACGATCGTGATTAGCGGTTATAACGATTTTGAGTTCACCCGTCAGGCGATTCACTCCAGGGTATTGGACTATTTGCTCAAGCCGATTAACCGGCATGATCTCAACCAGGCGCTCCGCAAAGGCATCGATTTGCTAAACGCCAAGCGGCAGCTGAAAACCGAATCGATTACCCGCAACATTGCGTTTAATATGTCGCTGCCGAAGCTGAAGGAGAAAATTTATCTATCGATCATTGAACGAAGCTTCAAACAACATAGCAACCGGGCGTTCCTGCCGCTGATCGGGGCGGACGATCCCCTGAACCGTTTCGGCGCGCTGGTGCTGCGGATCATGAATATGGAAGCCATCAGGGACAGCCGGTTCAACAGCGATACCGAGCTGCTTTATTTTGCGGTGGCCAATGTGGTGAGCGACGTGGGCGGGGGCGACATGCTCTGCTTCAGCTTTGCCAATCCGAAGCAGGAGCGCGAGATTATTGCGGTGTATACCGCGGGGGGCGGTTATCCCGAAGAAGTCGCTTTCCGCGCGGAAAAAATGATGCGCAAGATCATCAATACCCTAAGCGAGCTGTTTGGTTTACAGGCAGCGGGAGGGATCGGCCCTTCGAGCCCAAACATCATGGAACTGGCCGATTCCTATGAGACGGCGGTCAGTTCGATCCTGGCCATCGACCTATTAAAGCTGAAGGGAATGGCCGTGATCGGCGACAAGGGGAGAGCTGCCGCGAAGAATATCTACTCTTTCACCGGCCGGATGCCGCTCCTTCGCGGGGCGCTGGAAGCCGGCAATCTCCATCATGCCAAATCGGTCATGGGGGATTTTGCCAAGAAGATCAAAGCTGCGGACGCGTTCAGCATCGGGGCGGCCGACCGGACGCTGCGCGAGATCGTCGTCCTCTTAAGCGACATGGCCCTGGATCTTGGCGTGCCGGGGGACGCGCTGCCGCGTTCCGGCGATGAAAGGGCGCTGCGCGCGCTGGGGCTGCGGACCGATTTTGCCGGCTTCGACGAATACGAAGAAGTGCTCCTGCGGCTGACGGAGTACTATCACGAACAAATCCGCCGCTTGCTGGCGGCCAACCGGCCGTTTCAGGTCGACGACATCAAGGAGTACATCGACAATCATTATTTTGAAGACATTAAAATTTCCATGTTCACCGAAAAATACTTCTTAAGCCGCGAGTATTTAATGAAGCTGTTCAAACAGCAGTACGGGTACGGCATCCACGAATACGTGCAAAAGGTCCGCATGGACAAGGCCAAGGAGCTGCTGGACGATCCTTCCCTGAAAATCCAGGAGATTTCCGAAATGCTCGGCTACAAGGACAAAAATTATTTCAGCAAAGCGTTCCGCAATTACTGCGGGTTATCGCCGACGGAATACCGGTCGAAAGAGGAGGAAGGGGTCAAAAAGTGAACTGGACGATCACTCCACTTTTTTACCCTTAAGTCACCACTTATCTACATTTTTATCGCTGCACCTTTTCTTTAGAATAAGGAACATAGAAAGCGTGAAACTGCTTTCAAAGAATGAACAACGACAAGAAAGTGGGGGCGTTACGAATGAAGAAGAAAATCTTGGCCCTGTCGTTCAGCCTTGTGCTGCTCATGGGTCTGCTGTCCGCTTGCGGTGGCGGCGGAAACAATGCCGCGGGGGGCGGAACGAATGGCGCGGGTGCAGGGAACGGCGGCACAACGGATGATTCCAAACCGGTCACGATCAACATGTTTACGGCTTCTCCGGAATATACCGACGCTTTTAACGCCTATATCGCTGAATACAAAAAAGTGAAGCCCAACGTTACGATCAACCTGGAAATCATGCAGTCCGACTATAATACGGTGTTGAAATCGAGAATCGCCGCAGGCAGCACGCCGGACGTATTCCAAACGACAGCCGGCGGAGATATCGACACGTTTGCCGAATACAGCGCCGATTTGACGGATCAGCCGCTGGCGGCAGCGATGACGGACGCCGTTCGCGCCAACATGACCTCTTCCGACGGGAAAGTGCTGGGCCTTCCGGTTAAAGGCAATCTGTTCTCGCTGATCTACAACAAAGATCTGTTTGAACAAGCCGGCATCACAACCTTCCCGAAAACGACGGCCGAACTGGACGACGCTATCGCGAAGCTGGAAGCCAAAGGCATCAAGCCGTTTGCCAACGCCTATAAAGAATGGTGGGTATGGAAACACGTATTCCAGCATTTCGTCAACGCGGCGGCTCAAGACAAGGGCGTAACGTCGAAGGACCTGGTGAACAGCTTTATCGCCGGCGACGCCAAAATCAAGGATTATCCGGTGCTTTACAACAACTTCTTTGACTTCGTTGACAAAACGGTTAAACATGGCACCGACAAACCGCTGGAACGCGACAGCAACGCGCAAATCAGCGACTTCGCCACCGGCAAGGCGGCGATCATGGTAGGTAAAGGCGCATGGGACGAAGAAGCGATCAAGAAAATCAGCCCGGACATTAAAATCGGGATCGCCGGATATCCGGTCAGCGACAAACCGGAGCAAGCCACGATCATCACCGGCGCCGACCAGGCGCTGCGGATCAACAAGGATTCCGCCGTCGTCAACGAAACGATCGAATTCTTCAATTGGCTGTATACTTCCGATTACGGCAAGAGCTGGTTCTCCAACGTAGCGAAGGTCATTCCGCCGATCAAGGACGCTCCGCTTCCGGAGCTGGATATGCCGAAGCAAATGAACGAAATTTTGCAATCCGAACCTTCGGGCGATCTGGCGATTAACTACTCGCTGGATACGTTCCACCAAAAATTCGGTGAAATCATGCAAGCTTACATCGGCGGCAGCAAAACGAAGGACCAAGCCGTGACCGAAATCGAACAAGCATGGGTTCAACTGGGCTCCGCCCAATAAACCGGCAAAATTAATGAACCCATCCTTTTTAACTCAGCACCCCGGGTGGTGCTGAGTTAAATTTTTGCAGAGGATAATGCTCCGGGTTCACGAAATCAATCAACAAGGGTCTGCAAGTTCAGCGATTTTTTAATAGGGAGGCTGCTTATTCTTATGTCCCAACTTATTCATGTTCAGGAAAACGGACTTCACCTGGTGCTGGAGGTTACGCCGGAGCAAGATGTGCGGCTGTTTCACTTTGGTACGGGCGAGCTGCGGGAAGGCGCGATTTCAAACGGGCAAAAGCCGGGCTTCCGGCTGATGGAGCTGCAGCTGACGGGCGAGGACCGCGCGGAATATCACGGGCGGACGCACCGGGCCACGTTCCCGGGGCTGCGCATGCGCTACGAGGCTCATGCCGATATACGCAATAAGGCCGGCCGCAAGCTGGAGATCGTGCTGCGCGATCCGGACACGTCGCTGCGGGCGGTGCAGCATTTTCAATTCTACGACGGTCTTCAGACTGTCAAGGCTTGGGTAACGCTGAGCAACGAGGGAACGGAAGAGTTGGGCGTAGAATACGTTTCCTCCTTCGCCTTAACCGGTCTCGATAAGGAAGGCGCGCTTGACCGCGACGACAAAATGGCGCTGTACATTCCGCACAGCGGCTGGCAAAGCGAGCTGCAGTGGCGCACGTACAGCCTGCCGGAGCTGGGTATGTCGCATTTGACGGACCGCAGCTCCAAGCGGGTTTCCTGCAGCAATACCGGTTCGTGGTCGGCTGCGGAGCATATCCCGATGGCCGTGCTGGAGAACCGGGAAGCCGGAAGCAGCCTGTTTTGGCAGATCGAGCATAACGGCTCCTGGCATTGGGAGATCATCGATCAGAACGACTTCCTCACCCTTCTCCTGAGCGGGCCGACGGAACACGATAATCATTGGTGGATTTCGCTCGCGCCGGGCGAGGAGTTCGTCAGCGTCCCCGTCGCGGTGGGCGCCGCGCTCGGCGGGTTCGAAGAGGCGATCGGGCAGCTGACCGCGTACCGCCGCCGGATTCGCCGCCCGAACGCGGACAACCGCGATTTGCGGATAATTTTCAACGATTACATGAACTGTCTCTGGGGTTCGCCGACGACGGCCAAGCTATTGCCGCTCATCGACGCCGCGGCCGAAGCAGGCTGCGAGTATTTCTGCATCGATGCCGGCTGGTATGCGGCGGGCGAATGGTGGGACGGCGTGGGTGAATGGATGCCGTCGCCGGAACGGTTCCCGGAAGGCATCAAATACGTGCTCGATTACATTCGCGGCAAAGGGATGGTTCCGGGGCTGTGGCTTGAACTGGAGGTGATGGGCATCAACAGTCCGAAGCTGGCCGGCACCGATGACAGCTGGTTTTTCATGCGCCACGGGCGGAGAGTCAAGGACCGCAGCCGCTATCAGCTCGATTACCGGAACCCGCGGGTGGTCGCCCATGCGAACGAAGTGATCCGCCGCCTGGTGGAGGATTACGGGGTAGGCTATATCAAGATGGACTATAACATCAACGCCGGGATCGGCACGGAGACGGACGCGGACAGCTTCGGCGACGGCCTGCTTCAGCACAACCGCGCTTATCTGGCTTGGCTGGACGGTATTTTTGCCCGGTACCCGGACCTCGTGATCGAAAACTGCTCAAGCGGCGGGATGCGAATGGACTATGCGATGCTCAGCCGCCACAGCATTCAGTCGACGAGCGATCAGGAAAACTACGTCAATTACGCGGCCATTGCCGCCGCTTCGCCTTCGGCGCTGACGCCGGAGCAGTCGGCGATCTGGTCCTACCCGCTGCGGGAAGGCGACGATGAAGAGGTCGTGTTCAACATGGTGAACGCGCTGCTGCTGCGGGTCCACCAAAGCGGGCATCTGGCCGAGCTGAGTCCGCGCCGGCGGGAGCTTGTGAAGGAAGCGCTGGATTACTACAAAACGATCCGCAAGGACATTCCGGAGGCGCTGCCGTTCTGGCCGCTTGGGCTGCCGAAGCAGCAGGACGAGTGGATCAGCCTGGGGCTGCGCCGCGGCGGCTCGGTTTATTTGGCCGTGTGGCGGATTGGCGGAGCTTCGCCGACCCGGACGCTTCCGCTTCCGGCGCTGCGGGGCGAGCAGCTTGACATCCGCTGCGCTTACCCGCAAGGGTTCGACTGCTCGTGGAGCTGGGACGCCGAGCGGGGCGAACTGCAAGTGACCTTGGCGAGTGTGAAATCGGCGCGCCTGTTTGAAATTCACCCGAAACGATAGACCTAAGGATTATGTGTAACAGAAACGAAGAAAATTGATCCGCAGAAACAGAACCGAAGTCGTGTTCAGGCAGGCCTTTTGAGACTGGTTGAATACTAGCAACACAGCGCCGGAAAACCGGCGCTGTGTTGCTTTTTGACATTATAGCTAGAATTTATAAAATTAAATATCCGGGAAATGGGCGGATAAGGTCGCTGGTGTCCGTTAGAGCAGCGCCCAAAGTTTAAGAAGAGCCCTCCTATTCGCTCCCAAGTAAAAGTCAGAGCCGCTAAAGGACGCCGTTAGGCGTTTTTCTTATTTGCTTTATCATGAACGCGGTCCTGACGGCATCTCCTGGATGCGGCAATTATGGAAGGCGGCAATGAGCCATTTATCAGCCTGTCTAACGATAACATTCGTATTGATGGAGCCTCTGTCGTTAGGATCCTGTTCGGGATCGCCCAGCTTAACTTCCCCGATCCCGTGGACAACGGCGACATCCGGCGTAATATAACGAGGTTGAAGATCGGATGTAAAGTTGGATTCCATTTTTGACCCGCGAAGCGGACCGTTAAACAACCAATGGTGAACTTCGGCAATTTGCTTTCTGCCTTTTATATGCTGGCCTATAAAAGTAACATAATCGGCGTCTTCCGTGAAGCATTCCCCGTATGCGGTCCCGTCGCCGTCGTTCCACGCCTCGTTAAGCGCTGTAAAGAGTTCTCTGATTGCGTCTAGGTCTTTTTCCCGATTTTCCATACTTGATCCTGTCCTTTCCATTAAGGTTTGATCATCGATTGGTTAAACTTTGGAGCTGTGATATACTGTTGCCGAATAAAATCTTAACCATGATGAAATCTTAATTAAATAATTATCTTAATTAATCAAGATAAATTAATCATATATAGGAGGTTTCTTTATGTCAAGCGATAATTATCGGCCATGGCCGAACCTGACGCCGCTGCAACAGGAAATTGTTCTGGAATTGCGCGAAAACGGGACCCGGGCCGTGATGCTGCATCAGACGATTTCTGAAAAGATCGGCTTGAATGCGACCGATCACAAATGCCTGGATTATTTGCTGAAAGCCGGCCCTGTAACCGCAGGGCGTCTGGCCGAATTAACGGGGTTGACCACCGGAGCGGTTACAAGTGTAATCGATCGCCTGGAGCAAGCGGGATTTGCGACCAGAGACAAAGACCCGAACGACCGGAGAAAGGTGCTGGTCAAAGCCGTTTCCGAAAAATCGGAGCTGATTTCGTCTCTGTTCGATTCCGCGCTAAAGGCCACTCAGGAACTGGTAACTCGTTATAATGAACAGGAAAGCCGGATCATTCTTGATTTCCTTAAGCAATGCAACGCCATGACATTAGAAGAAATGGACAAATTAAAACAGAACAGCTTATAGTAACTCCGCAGTATTGACATGAAACCAAACGGTTGCTTAAAATGATATTGAGAAACCTTTTGGTTTCATAAAACAAATCGCGAAAGGACGAACATCATGGATCAAACCAACAACCCGCATCATCAAACCGGCGGAAGCGGAGCACTGCCGGATATCCGCCATACAATTATGCTGAACGCGCCGATCTCCCGGGTATTGGAGGCGGTGGCCACCTCGGAAGGGATTGCCGCCTGGTTTATGCCCAACGATTTTCAGCCGGTCGAAGGCTTCGAGTTCCATCTTAACGCCGGGCCTTTCGGCAACTCGCCCTGCAAAGTAACGCTGGTGGATCCGCCGCATCGCCTGTCGTTTAACTGGGGCAAGGACTGGACGCTGACGTTTGAACTGAAGGAGCAGGGCGATCGGACGGAATTCACCCTGATCCACGGCGGCTGGAGCGCGGAACAAGTGACCGAATTCGGCGAAGCCCACGGGCTGGTGCGCGGCCGGATGGACCAAGGCTGGGCCGGACTGGTTCAGAAGCTGGCCGCTTACGTCGGAGCGTAACGATGGAGAGCGCTGCCGCGAAGCATGACGTGTTTCAAGCGATCGCCGATCCGACGCGCCGGGAAATGCTGCGTTTGCTCGGCGACCGGGAGCTGCCGCTCAAGGACATCAGCGGCCGCTTCCCGATGAGCCGCACGGCGGTCTCCAAGCATCTGCGCGTGTTGGCGGAGGCGGGGCTTGTCCACGAGCGCAAGGTAGGACGCGAGACGCGCTACCGGCTGGACGCCGACCCGCTGCTGGAGCTGAAGCGCTGGCTTGATTACTACGAACGCTTCTGGGAGAACAAGCTGTCCATGCTCAAGCATTACGTGGAATCCGAGCCGGGGCAATCGGCGGAAGGACTTAAGCTGGCGGAAACGAGCGAGTTTAAGCCGGGACAAGCAGAAGGGAAAAATCCAGGGACAGGCCAGGGGCAGGCGGAGGGACTTAAGCGCCGGTGCGCAGGGAAAGCGAATAAACGGGGCCGTACGCCGAAATAGCGGTAAAAAAGGGCGTTATTTTGACCGGACATGCGAAAGTGGCACGAATAGCGGAATTTTATGTCGCTAACTTTTGCAACTGCCTGTTGAGAGGCGGCAGAAAGGAAGGTCACTCTAGAAATAGAGACAAAAAATTCCGCTAAGGCCCGAAAATGAGGCGAAAAGGTGCGGATAGGGCCAAAAATTACCGCTATTTTTTGGAAAGGCAAGGGTTGCCGATAACAAGCACCGAAGGGTATCACAACAGAAACTCGAGCTTTTTACCGGTTCGGACTATGGTATATAATGGGTATGGACTTCATACACCTAGAAAGGTTTTGTGCAAACATG
This window contains:
- a CDS encoding SgcJ/EcaC family oxidoreductase gives rise to the protein MENREKDLDAIRELFTALNEAWNDGDGTAYGECFTEDADYVTFIGQHIKGRKQIAEVHHWLFNGPLRGSKMESNFTSDLQPRYITPDVAVVHGIGEVKLGDPEQDPNDRGSINTNVIVRQADKWLIAAFHNCRIQEMPSGPRS
- a CDS encoding alpha-galactosidase, coding for MSQLIHVQENGLHLVLEVTPEQDVRLFHFGTGELREGAISNGQKPGFRLMELQLTGEDRAEYHGRTHRATFPGLRMRYEAHADIRNKAGRKLEIVLRDPDTSLRAVQHFQFYDGLQTVKAWVTLSNEGTEELGVEYVSSFALTGLDKEGALDRDDKMALYIPHSGWQSELQWRTYSLPELGMSHLTDRSSKRVSCSNTGSWSAAEHIPMAVLENREAGSSLFWQIEHNGSWHWEIIDQNDFLTLLLSGPTEHDNHWWISLAPGEEFVSVPVAVGAALGGFEEAIGQLTAYRRRIRRPNADNRDLRIIFNDYMNCLWGSPTTAKLLPLIDAAAEAGCEYFCIDAGWYAAGEWWDGVGEWMPSPERFPEGIKYVLDYIRGKGMVPGLWLELEVMGINSPKLAGTDDSWFFMRHGRRVKDRSRYQLDYRNPRVVAHANEVIRRLVEDYGVGYIKMDYNINAGIGTETDADSFGDGLLQHNRAYLAWLDGIFARYPDLVIENCSSGGMRMDYAMLSRHSIQSTSDQENYVNYAAIAAASPSALTPEQSAIWSYPLREGDDEEVVFNMVNALLLRVHQSGHLAELSPRRRELVKEALDYYKTIRKDIPEALPFWPLGLPKQQDEWISLGLRRGGSVYLAVWRIGGASPTRTLPLPALRGEQLDIRCAYPQGFDCSWSWDAERGELQVTLASVKSARLFEIHPKR
- a CDS encoding MarR family winged helix-turn-helix transcriptional regulator produces the protein MSSDNYRPWPNLTPLQQEIVLELRENGTRAVMLHQTISEKIGLNATDHKCLDYLLKAGPVTAGRLAELTGLTTGAVTSVIDRLEQAGFATRDKDPNDRRKVLVKAVSEKSELISSLFDSALKATQELVTRYNEQESRIILDFLKQCNAMTLEEMDKLKQNSL
- a CDS encoding ABC transporter substrate-binding protein — translated: MKKKILALSFSLVLLMGLLSACGGGGNNAAGGGTNGAGAGNGGTTDDSKPVTINMFTASPEYTDAFNAYIAEYKKVKPNVTINLEIMQSDYNTVLKSRIAAGSTPDVFQTTAGGDIDTFAEYSADLTDQPLAAAMTDAVRANMTSSDGKVLGLPVKGNLFSLIYNKDLFEQAGITTFPKTTAELDDAIAKLEAKGIKPFANAYKEWWVWKHVFQHFVNAAAQDKGVTSKDLVNSFIAGDAKIKDYPVLYNNFFDFVDKTVKHGTDKPLERDSNAQISDFATGKAAIMVGKGAWDEEAIKKISPDIKIGIAGYPVSDKPEQATIITGADQALRINKDSAVVNETIEFFNWLYTSDYGKSWFSNVAKVIPPIKDAPLPELDMPKQMNEILQSEPSGDLAINYSLDTFHQKFGEIMQAYIGGSKTKDQAVTEIEQAWVQLGSAQ
- a CDS encoding SRPBCC family protein; this encodes MDQTNNPHHQTGGSGALPDIRHTIMLNAPISRVLEAVATSEGIAAWFMPNDFQPVEGFEFHLNAGPFGNSPCKVTLVDPPHRLSFNWGKDWTLTFELKEQGDRTEFTLIHGGWSAEQVTEFGEAHGLVRGRMDQGWAGLVQKLAAYVGA
- a CDS encoding response regulator, producing the protein MYKVLIIDDEEPLREAIRILGDWEGLEVDEVLEATDGKTGLAMLERHKPDLAMVDMKMPELNGVEFLKIVERDYPELLTIVISGYNDFEFTRQAIHSRVLDYLLKPINRHDLNQALRKGIDLLNAKRQLKTESITRNIAFNMSLPKLKEKIYLSIIERSFKQHSNRAFLPLIGADDPLNRFGALVLRIMNMEAIRDSRFNSDTELLYFAVANVVSDVGGGDMLCFSFANPKQEREIIAVYTAGGGYPEEVAFRAEKMMRKIINTLSELFGLQAAGGIGPSSPNIMELADSYETAVSSILAIDLLKLKGMAVIGDKGRAAAKNIYSFTGRMPLLRGALEAGNLHHAKSVMGDFAKKIKAADAFSIGAADRTLREIVVLLSDMALDLGVPGDALPRSGDERALRALGLRTDFAGFDEYEEVLLRLTEYYHEQIRRLLAANRPFQVDDIKEYIDNHYFEDIKISMFTEKYFLSREYLMKLFKQQYGYGIHEYVQKVRMDKAKELLDDPSLKIQEISEMLGYKDKNYFSKAFRNYCGLSPTEYRSKEEEGVKK